A stretch of the Elephas maximus indicus isolate mEleMax1 chromosome 3, mEleMax1 primary haplotype, whole genome shotgun sequence genome encodes the following:
- the C2CD4D gene encoding C2 calcium-dependent domain-containing protein 4D, producing the protein MWLLEKVGYRVGTAEPGARWAPSNLFPKRRAPGAPARACPNILTPDRIPQFFIPPRLPDPGCTEPPARRDAGRRGLPAVCSLPHLAGREGWAFLPESPHTRRRESLFHSPSLAPAGGLPPAQCRLHLSAPDLRLCRATDSDTASSPDSSPFGSPRPGRGRRRPPRPHSLSPEEASSADTSPYAARRAGPPMPPLFHLDFLCCQLRPTKDSVLRLGPSGGQLRLSAEYQAGPRRLRLRLVSAEGLPRPRPGPGSGGGGCCVVLMLRPRVRPRGQRSRVVKCSANPIFNEDFFFDGLGPPDLAARSLKAKVLDRGAGLRRDTLLGECETPLIALLPPLGGGLGPGTSLAPAHLSL; encoded by the coding sequence ATGTGGCTCTTGGAGAAAGTTGGCTACAGGGTGGGGACCGCCGAGCCTGGGGCCCGGTGGGCACCCTCCAACCTGTTCCCTAAGCGCCGCGCTCCGGGCGCGCCCGCCCGCGCCTGCCCCAACATCCTCACACCCGACCGTATCCCGCAGTTCTTCATCCCCCCTCGGCTCCCAGACCCAGGCTGCACCGAGCCCCCGGCCAGGCGCGACGCGGGCCGGCGAGGCCTCCCCGCGGTCTGCTCGCTGCCGCACTTGGCGGGCCGCGAAGGCTGGGCCTTCCTGCCCGAGAGCCCGCACACGCGCCGGCGCGAGTCCCTGTTCCACTCGCCGTCGCTCGCCCCCGCCGGAGGACTCCCTCCGGCTCAGTGCCGGCTGCACCTTTCCGCCCCGGACCTGCGCCTCTGCCGGGCCACCGACAGCGATACGGCCTCGTCGCCCGACTCATCGCCCTTCGGCTCCCCGCGGCCGGGCCGTGGCCGGCGCCGGCCACCCAGGCCACACTCTCTGTCTCCCGAAGAGGCGAGCTCGGCCGACACGAGCCCGTACGCTGCGCGCCGCGCAGGGCCGCCCATGCCGCCGCTCTTCCACCTCGACTTCCTGTGCTGCCAGCTGCGGCCGACCAAGGACAGCGTGCTGCGCCTCGGGCCCAGCGGAGGCCAGCTGCGCCTCTCGGCCGAGTACCAGGCCGGGCCCAGGCGGCTGCGGCTGCGCCTGGTGAGCGCCGAGGGCCTGCCCCGGCCGCGGCCGGGCCCTGGGAGCGGCGGAGGCGGCTGCTGCGTGGTGTTGATGCTGCGGCCGCGCGTGCGGCCGCGGGGCCAGCGGAGCCGCGTGGTCAAGTGCAGCGCCAACCCTATCTTCAACGAGGACTTCTTCTTCGACGGGCTCGGCCCGCCAGACCTGGCCGCCCGCAGCCTAAAAGCCAAGGTGCTGGACAGGGGCGCTGGGCTCCGCAGGGACACACTGCTAGGGGAGTGCGAGACGCCTCTGATTGCCCTGCTGCCCCCCTTGGGTGGAGGGCTAGGCCCAGGGACATCCCTGGCGCCTGCCCACCTTAGCCTTTAA
- the THEM5 gene encoding acyl-coenzyme A thioesterase THEM5, which translates to MMRRSFQVAARLGHCRTLLGAPCTLPRLNPASAFGSSTDALVSRFCKKKTDLKDYALPNASWCPDMLSMYQEFLEKTKASGWIKMPSFKSNREHIQGLKLPLGSAVTSDENDWRIFTRCIQVEGQGYEYVIFFHPSQKKSVCLFQPGPYLEGAPGFAHGGSLAAMMDEAFSKTAYLAGEGLLTQSLNIRFKNLIPVGSLAVLNIEVEKIEDRKIYISCVTQSRDQQTVYAKSSAVFLQLQLEEESSQ; encoded by the exons ATGATGAGGAGAAGCTTCCAGGTAGCAGCAAGACTTGGCCACTGCAGAACCCTCCTCGGTGCCCCCTGCACCCTGCCCAGGCTCAACCCTGCCTCAGCTTTTGGATCCTCCACAGATGCCCTG GTCTCAAGATTCTGTAAGAAGAAGACAGACTTGAAGGACTATGCCCTCCCCAATGCTAGCTGGTGTCCAGACATGCTAAGCATGTATCAAGAATTTCTGGAGAAGACCAAGGCCAGCGGCTGGATCAAGATGCCCTCCTTCAAGTCCAACAGAGAACACATCCAGGGGCTCAAGCTTCCGTTGGGGTCGGCAGTCACCTCGG ATGAAAATGACTGGCGCATCTTCACCAGGTGCATCCAAGTGGAAGGACAAGGATATGAGTATGTCATCTTTTTCCACCCGTCCCAGAAAAAGTCCGTCTGTCTTTTCCAACCAGGCCCCTACCTGGAAGGAGCCCCAGG gTTTGCCCATGGAGGGTCCCTGGCAGCCATGATGGATGAGGCCTTCTCTAAAACTGCCTACCTGGCTGGAGAGGGGCTGTTGACACAAAGCCTCAACATCAGGTTCAAAAA TCTGATCCCCGTGGGCTCGCTGGCTGTACTGAATATTGAAGTGGAAAAGATTGAGGACCGGAAGATTTACATCTCCTGTGTCACCCAGAGCAGAGACCAGCAAACAGTTTATGCTAAGTCCTCAG CTGTTTTCCTTCAGCTACAGCTGGAAGAGGAGTCATCCCAGTAA